One window of Paenibacillus albicereus genomic DNA carries:
- a CDS encoding Rieske (2Fe-2S) protein, with amino-acid sequence MTVHVVFREEELAIGEARLTRIGERELVVYRLQDGYYALNNYCPHQGAPMLAGRVAGTNVPSDVYCYRYDRDGEIVRCPWHGWEFDIKSGRSLFSDRVRVKSYPVVVEDGAVGIVL; translated from the coding sequence ATGACCGTGCATGTCGTCTTCCGCGAGGAGGAGCTTGCCATAGGCGAAGCCCGCCTGACGCGGATCGGCGAGCGGGAGCTCGTCGTCTACCGCCTGCAGGACGGCTACTACGCGCTGAACAACTATTGTCCGCATCAAGGCGCGCCGATGCTTGCCGGCCGCGTGGCCGGCACGAACGTCCCGTCGGACGTCTATTGCTACCGCTACGACCGCGACGGCGAGATCGTCCGCTGTCCCTGGCATGGCTGGGAGTTCGACATCAAGTCCGGGCGATCGCTGTTCAGCGACCGTGTCCGCGTGAAGTCGTATCCCGTCGTCGTCGAGGACGGGGCAGTCGGAATCGTGCTCTAG
- a CDS encoding carbohydrate ABC transporter permease, producing MKIKPSFGSRLFDAFNVVVMLLLAAVMLYPMLYVFSASISDNALVASGQVLLWPKRITWIAYEQLIARSELWTSYWNTIRYTAVFVVLTLLATASMAYPLSKRWLPGRRTILLLAAFTLLFSGGIIPTFLVVQKLGLLDTLWAIVLPPLISTWYLFIMRTFFEAMPEELEDAARIDGCGPLQVLVRIVMPLSLPVLVTIGLFSAVNQWNSFFDALIYLNDRDRYPLQLMLRNILIAGETVQGEGDLSHLETTKYAMIMLATVPILCVYPFTQKYFVQGAMIGGIKG from the coding sequence GTGAAAATTAAGCCAAGCTTCGGCTCGCGGCTGTTCGACGCCTTCAACGTCGTCGTCATGCTGCTGCTGGCCGCCGTCATGCTGTACCCGATGCTCTACGTCTTCTCCGCCTCGATCTCGGACAACGCGCTCGTCGCGAGCGGCCAGGTGCTGCTCTGGCCGAAGCGGATCACCTGGATCGCCTATGAGCAGCTCATCGCCCGATCGGAGCTATGGACCAGCTATTGGAATACGATCCGCTATACGGCCGTCTTCGTCGTGCTGACGCTGCTCGCCACCGCTTCGATGGCGTACCCGCTCTCCAAGCGGTGGCTGCCGGGGCGCAGGACGATCCTGCTGCTGGCCGCCTTCACGCTGCTGTTCAGCGGCGGCATCATCCCGACGTTCCTCGTCGTCCAGAAGCTCGGCCTGCTCGATACGCTCTGGGCGATCGTGCTGCCGCCGCTCATCAGCACGTGGTATCTGTTCATCATGCGCACGTTTTTCGAAGCGATGCCGGAGGAGCTGGAGGATGCGGCGAGGATCGACGGCTGCGGCCCGCTGCAGGTGCTGGTGAGGATCGTGATGCCGCTCTCCCTGCCGGTCCTGGTGACGATCGGCCTGTTCAGCGCCGTCAACCAATGGAATTCGTTCTTCGACGCGCTCATCTATCTGAACGACCGCGACCGCTACCCGCTCCAGCTCATGCTGCGCAACATCCTCATCGCCGGCGAGACGGTGCAGGGAGAGGGCGACCTGTCCCATCTGGAGACGACCAAGTACGCCATGATCATGCTGGCGACCGTGCCGATCCTGTGCGTCTATCCGTTCACGCAGAAGTACTTCGTGCAAGGCGCCATGATCGGCGGCATCAAGGGCTGA
- a CDS encoding aminotransferase-like domain-containing protein, whose product MRQAATADGVGSKGRRVEEALRSGLRHGRWAKGEKIPSVRAMAEELGVHRLTVLKGYRLLEEEGLLESSYRSGYYVRMEIPSGEASGSGVRWSYGAEAGCVAESRLAEIHGRAVRYRMSEALLDPTLLPNRFLAKHAQEVIANHPLLLSTYSTVMGDEELREAMAGYMRDRRLELSAEELMVTTGAQQGIDLAFRALLQPGDKALIERPTYSPAIDLLRQRGVCALPVDIRPDGYDLEQVENLLATERPKLFYLNPTFHNPTGYTVPVRQRKALLELAERYRCILVEDDAYSDLYFREPPPPPLFAYDTEGWVIYLRSYSKYIAPGLRIAFLAARPPLLSAIRPLKALSDGGTPLLGQKLFQSFFFSSRMQEHLAKLRVAVSMRKEAMERALSPSGWSWESPAGGLNLWVRLPQGLRASQLLEHSLELSAAFVPGPICDPLEAMHDRIRLSYSMLDERRLGEGVAKVIEAAEGAAAGNG is encoded by the coding sequence ATGCGTCAAGCGGCGACGGCCGACGGGGTCGGCTCCAAAGGAAGGCGAGTCGAGGAGGCGCTGCGCAGCGGGCTGCGGCATGGACGCTGGGCGAAGGGGGAGAAGATTCCGTCGGTGCGCGCGATGGCGGAGGAGCTGGGCGTTCACCGCCTGACTGTGCTCAAGGGCTACCGGCTGCTGGAGGAGGAGGGGCTGCTCGAATCGAGCTATCGGAGCGGCTATTATGTGCGGATGGAAATCCCCTCCGGCGAAGCGTCCGGCAGCGGCGTCCGCTGGAGCTATGGCGCCGAGGCGGGCTGCGTTGCCGAGAGCCGGCTGGCGGAAATCCATGGCCGGGCTGTCCGCTACCGGATGTCCGAGGCGCTGCTCGATCCGACGCTGCTGCCGAACCGTTTTCTTGCCAAGCACGCGCAGGAGGTCATCGCGAACCACCCGCTGCTGCTCAGCACCTACTCGACCGTCATGGGAGACGAGGAGCTGAGGGAGGCGATGGCAGGCTACATGCGGGACCGCCGGCTGGAGCTGTCGGCCGAGGAGCTGATGGTCACGACCGGCGCCCAGCAAGGCATCGATCTGGCGTTCCGGGCGCTGCTGCAGCCGGGCGACAAGGCGCTGATCGAGCGGCCGACCTACAGTCCGGCCATCGACTTGCTGCGCCAGCGGGGCGTCTGCGCGCTGCCGGTGGACATCCGGCCGGACGGCTACGACCTGGAGCAGGTGGAGAACCTCCTGGCGACGGAACGCCCGAAGCTGTTCTATCTCAACCCGACGTTCCACAATCCGACGGGGTACACGGTGCCGGTCCGGCAGCGCAAGGCGCTGCTCGAGCTGGCCGAGCGATACCGGTGCATCTTGGTCGAGGACGACGCGTACTCGGACCTCTATTTCCGCGAGCCTCCGCCGCCACCGCTGTTCGCCTACGATACCGAGGGCTGGGTCATTTACTTGCGTTCGTACAGCAAGTACATCGCGCCGGGACTGCGGATCGCCTTCCTTGCGGCGAGGCCTCCGCTCCTGTCGGCGATCCGTCCGCTCAAGGCGCTGTCGGACGGCGGCACGCCGCTGCTCGGGCAGAAGCTGTTCCAGTCCTTTTTCTTTTCGAGCCGCATGCAGGAGCATTTGGCCAAGCTGCGCGTAGCGGTCTCGATGCGCAAGGAAGCGATGGAGCGAGCGCTGTCGCCTTCCGGCTGGAGCTGGGAAAGTCCGGCCGGCGGGCTCAATCTGTGGGTGCGCCTGCCGCAGGGCCTGCGAGCCTCGCAGCTGCTGGAGCACAGCCTGGAGCTGTCCGCCGCCTTCGTGCCGGGACCGATCTGCGATCCGCTGGAAGCGATGCACGACCGCATCCGGCTCAGCTACTCAATGCTCGACGAGCGCAGGCTGGGCGAAGGGGTGGCGAAAGTCATCGAGGCGGCGGAGGGGGCTGCGGCAGGGAACGGCTGA
- a CDS encoding ABC transporter permease has translation MLPGVLYYVIFKYVPMYGIIIAFQDFSIGRGILGSEWVGFKHFVDFFYYTPDAWKLIRNTVLLNLYDLIFHFPLPILLAVLFHELRSARFRRFIQSISYMPHFLSTVVIAGILVTFLSPTTGIVNALLVRLLGLEPIAFLGMPEWFRTVYVGSEIWQKLGWGTILYMAAIAGIDPALYEAAKIDGASRFQQIRHITLRGMVPIMIVLFVLTLGNFLEASFQKILLLYNSMNYETSDVINTFVYRRGILDADFSFATAVGLFQSAIGFVLVVAANRFVRKHSDTSLW, from the coding sequence ATGCTGCCGGGAGTGCTTTACTACGTCATCTTCAAGTACGTTCCCATGTACGGCATCATCATCGCGTTTCAGGATTTCTCCATCGGTCGGGGCATTCTCGGCAGCGAATGGGTCGGCTTCAAGCATTTCGTGGATTTCTTCTACTACACGCCGGATGCCTGGAAGCTGATCCGCAACACCGTCCTGCTCAATCTGTACGATCTCATTTTCCACTTCCCGCTGCCGATCCTGCTCGCCGTGCTGTTCCACGAGCTGCGCAGCGCCCGCTTCCGCCGCTTCATCCAGAGCATCAGCTACATGCCGCACTTCCTGTCCACCGTCGTCATCGCCGGCATCCTCGTCACGTTCCTGTCGCCGACGACTGGCATCGTGAACGCGCTGCTCGTCCGGCTGCTCGGCCTGGAGCCGATCGCCTTTCTCGGCATGCCGGAGTGGTTCCGGACCGTCTACGTCGGCTCGGAGATTTGGCAGAAGCTCGGGTGGGGGACGATCCTGTACATGGCGGCCATCGCCGGCATCGATCCCGCGCTCTACGAGGCGGCCAAGATCGACGGAGCGAGCCGCTTCCAGCAGATCCGCCACATCACGCTGCGCGGCATGGTGCCGATCATGATCGTGCTGTTCGTGCTGACGCTCGGCAACTTCCTCGAGGCGAGCTTCCAGAAGATCCTGCTACTGTACAATTCGATGAACTACGAGACGAGCGACGTCATCAACACGTTCGTCTACCGACGCGGCATCCTCGACGCCGACTTCAGCTTCGCGACCGCCGTCGGGCTGTTTCAGTCCGCGATCGGCTTCGTGCTCGTCGTCGCGGCCAACCGCTTCGTGCGGAAGCATTCGGATACGAGTCTGTGGTAG
- a CDS encoding PNPOx family protein produces MKPYFNGKAWIVKDPERLRPLAAFGKVPLLGIGIEVEECYMHCAKAFKRSHAWEQQHWLPAEERPRSAEIISAHVRQLGLSPEDIAASQRESFTKRLY; encoded by the coding sequence ATGAAGCCTTATTTCAATGGAAAAGCCTGGATCGTGAAGGATCCCGAACGCTTGCGGCCGCTCGCCGCTTTCGGCAAAGTCCCGCTGCTCGGCATCGGCATCGAGGTGGAGGAATGCTACATGCACTGCGCCAAGGCGTTCAAGCGCTCCCATGCCTGGGAGCAGCAGCATTGGCTGCCTGCGGAGGAGCGGCCGCGCTCGGCCGAGATCATCTCGGCGCATGTGCGGCAGCTCGGACTGTCGCCGGAAGACATCGCCGCCTCGCAGCGGGAAAGCTTCACGAAGCGGCTTTATTGA
- a CDS encoding helix-turn-helix domain-containing protein, which produces MVRTIDLSTRMPSFKASLFRRHFAVYLLLILVPVLAAAALVQMLVLQLITDDAEKLNELLLGRASEKTEASFESLQTSMIAVLSSVTPDSLLPPAGAEGKKARQAEALFALRERLQRLESHPLAEKAFVVSARSELIVDADLYTDRSYYFRFVHPMDEALRYKLLSSLQGRMMMDLVLPGTGQLAAVASYPFHSADPDRYLVVRLRQPELLRLLDIPERWSAGTALVDRDGELVAGSYLADGVGPEQLRRLSAAAGSGGSGGAFETERAGDHLLQAAAMRFHEGYRIVSLVDLPQLMKPARQLRLGILLFAALFLLVGSVVSYWLSRRIYRPLDSTERLPSASHPPPDAVPALKQSLFEGLLSGRWSDAEQLRREAEALGIRMDLPASGYAFCIRLHDGPDGPLAKEPWPDRTGLLERVAAMLPAQVLPCRPAADTLAIVAGDDPLLLVTGGELAEMIRLAVRRELPTGRATIGVGGRFDTPDGIADCWREAVTAIGGRLVGSEPIAVCAAPERGLPAAEPSVLLSAQELAVVFNRRRTGDHAAMLESALDGAGKLAAAGISCARLRERCRDTLRAWQRTLQAAEQPGPAAEARLLAGLERCWSEAEFREWLRMAHRQLVGQAAEAGPSRHARLGEILSYIHAHYDKELSIDAFAARLNMSPGYFSRVFKEEIGEKYVDYIARYRLEKAKELLLGTDLRIDDIAEKVGYWGRNSFHRVFRKHEGITPTQYRDTARASAGR; this is translated from the coding sequence GTGGTGAGAACGATCGACCTGTCGACCCGCATGCCCTCTTTCAAAGCCTCCTTGTTCCGCCGGCACTTTGCCGTCTACCTGCTGCTCATCCTGGTTCCCGTGCTCGCCGCCGCCGCGCTCGTGCAGATGCTCGTGCTGCAGCTCATTACGGACGACGCCGAGAAGCTCAACGAGCTTCTGCTTGGCCGCGCCTCCGAAAAGACCGAGGCGTCCTTCGAATCGCTCCAGACGTCGATGATCGCGGTCCTGTCCTCGGTTACGCCAGACAGCCTCCTGCCGCCGGCCGGCGCGGAAGGCAAAAAAGCCCGGCAGGCCGAAGCCCTTTTCGCCTTGCGCGAGCGGCTCCAGCGCCTGGAGAGCCATCCGCTCGCGGAAAAGGCGTTTGTCGTCTCCGCCCGCAGCGAGCTGATCGTCGACGCCGATCTGTACACCGACCGATCCTACTATTTCCGCTTCGTGCATCCGATGGACGAAGCGCTTCGCTACAAGCTGCTGTCGTCGCTGCAGGGCAGGATGATGATGGATCTCGTCCTGCCGGGCACCGGCCAGCTGGCTGCGGTCGCCAGCTATCCGTTCCACAGCGCCGATCCGGATCGCTATCTGGTCGTCCGCCTGAGGCAGCCGGAGCTGCTTCGGCTGCTGGACATCCCGGAGCGATGGTCCGCGGGCACGGCGCTCGTCGACCGGGACGGCGAGCTCGTCGCCGGCTCCTATCTCGCGGACGGGGTCGGACCGGAGCAGCTTCGCCGGCTGAGCGCTGCTGCAGGCAGCGGCGGGAGCGGCGGCGCATTCGAGACGGAGCGGGCAGGCGACCACCTGCTGCAGGCTGCGGCCATGCGCTTCCACGAGGGATACCGGATCGTCAGCCTGGTCGATCTGCCCCAGCTCATGAAGCCGGCCCGGCAGCTGCGGCTCGGCATCCTGCTGTTCGCGGCGCTGTTCCTGCTCGTCGGCAGCGTCGTCTCCTATTGGCTCAGCCGGCGCATCTACCGGCCGCTGGACTCGACCGAGCGGCTGCCCTCGGCTTCGCACCCGCCGCCCGATGCCGTTCCTGCCCTGAAGCAATCGCTCTTCGAAGGACTGCTGTCCGGAAGATGGAGCGATGCGGAGCAGCTGCGCCGCGAAGCCGAAGCCCTCGGCATCCGGATGGACCTGCCCGCCTCCGGCTATGCGTTCTGCATCCGGCTGCACGACGGACCGGACGGTCCGCTGGCCAAGGAGCCTTGGCCGGATCGGACCGGCCTGCTGGAGCGCGTCGCGGCGATGCTTCCGGCGCAGGTGCTGCCGTGCCGTCCGGCAGCGGATACGCTCGCGATCGTGGCCGGCGACGATCCGCTGCTGCTCGTCACCGGCGGCGAGCTGGCCGAGATGATTCGGCTCGCGGTGCGCCGGGAGCTGCCGACCGGCCGCGCGACGATCGGCGTCGGCGGCCGCTTCGACACGCCGGACGGCATCGCGGACTGCTGGCGCGAAGCGGTAACCGCCATCGGCGGGCGGCTCGTCGGCAGCGAGCCGATCGCCGTCTGCGCCGCTCCGGAGCGCGGCCTGCCCGCCGCCGAGCCTTCCGTTCTTCTGAGCGCGCAGGAGCTGGCGGTCGTCTTTAACCGCAGACGGACCGGCGATCATGCGGCGATGCTGGAGAGCGCGCTCGACGGCGCCGGCAAGCTCGCCGCTGCGGGCATTTCCTGCGCGCGCCTGCGGGAGCGCTGCCGCGATACGCTGCGCGCTTGGCAGCGGACGCTGCAGGCGGCCGAGCAGCCCGGCCCGGCCGCCGAGGCGCGGCTGCTTGCCGGGCTGGAGCGCTGCTGGAGCGAGGCGGAGTTCCGGGAGTGGCTGCGCATGGCGCATCGGCAGCTCGTCGGGCAGGCTGCGGAGGCGGGGCCGTCCCGCCACGCGAGGCTCGGCGAGATCCTGTCCTACATCCATGCCCATTATGACAAGGAGCTGTCCATCGACGCGTTCGCCGCCAGGCTGAACATGTCGCCCGGTTATTTCAGCCGCGTCTTCAAGGAAGAGATCGGGGAGAAGTACGTCGACTACATCGCCAGGTACCGTCTCGAGAAGGCGAAGGAGCTCCTGCTCGGCACGGATCTGCGCATCGACGACATCGCGGAGAAGGTCGGGTACTGGGGGCGCAACTCGTTCCATCGGGTGTTCCGCAAGCACGAGGGCATTACCCCGACCCAATACCGCGATACCGCCCGTGCCTCGGCGGGCCGATGA
- a CDS encoding extracellular solute-binding protein produces MNPNSKRASLLLAAALAASAMAGCSGEDGGTTDGPISYSWLVYDRPEGKVRSDWEIFKEIEAKTGVKPEFQVVSQEGLAEKKQIMIATNTVTDFIQVTNQEGRENGPEKVFLNLADYLDEAPNLKAFYDKYPEAKAVATGADGGIYTVPVLEGDAEGKGFNFIWYARKDLMVKHGLQAPGTLDEFYALLKSLKEKEPDSYPLITSAITGDTGLYTVFGRMFTGIEGYFNIDPESGDYAFAPYRDGYKEMIRFLNKLYAEKLLDPEYAILTPAQWEERLLRGKSSVTYFWKADRETLIDKGKQAGTAAFELGAMPMFAADGVKPYQFSRPVVGAVGRAVSAKVKDKERAVKFLDYLAGEEGSDYLSLGIEGKTYELADGAPVYNKDFGPSPFTTLRKDWGVWYDMITLNNAKSRAAWEQGLSDEAKAINESYASFIVPAPKQLVKTQEELELEKSKLTNLTKHIDQKLTEFITGKTPMTDEAFAQFTDQLQKLGADELLGMYQTAYDRTYGGG; encoded by the coding sequence ATGAATCCGAATTCGAAACGCGCGTCGCTGCTGCTCGCCGCGGCGCTTGCCGCAAGCGCCATGGCCGGCTGCAGCGGAGAGGACGGGGGGACGACCGACGGGCCGATCTCCTACAGCTGGCTCGTTTATGACCGGCCGGAGGGCAAGGTCCGGTCCGACTGGGAGATTTTCAAGGAAATCGAAGCGAAGACGGGCGTGAAGCCCGAGTTCCAGGTCGTCAGCCAGGAAGGGCTGGCCGAGAAGAAGCAGATCATGATCGCGACGAATACGGTAACCGACTTCATCCAGGTGACCAATCAGGAAGGCCGCGAGAACGGCCCGGAGAAGGTGTTCCTCAATCTCGCCGACTATTTGGACGAAGCGCCGAACCTGAAAGCGTTTTACGACAAGTATCCGGAGGCGAAGGCGGTGGCGACCGGAGCGGACGGCGGCATCTATACGGTGCCTGTGCTGGAAGGGGACGCGGAGGGCAAGGGCTTCAACTTCATCTGGTACGCGAGAAAGGACCTCATGGTCAAGCACGGCCTCCAGGCGCCGGGCACGCTGGACGAGTTCTACGCGCTGCTGAAGTCGCTCAAGGAAAAGGAGCCGGACAGCTATCCGCTCATCACGAGCGCGATTACGGGGGACACGGGCCTGTATACGGTGTTCGGACGCATGTTCACCGGCATCGAGGGCTATTTCAACATCGATCCCGAATCGGGCGACTACGCGTTCGCTCCTTACCGCGACGGCTACAAGGAGATGATCCGGTTCCTGAACAAGCTCTACGCGGAGAAGCTGCTCGATCCCGAGTATGCGATCCTGACGCCGGCCCAGTGGGAGGAGCGGCTGCTGCGGGGGAAATCAAGCGTCACGTACTTCTGGAAAGCCGACCGCGAAACGCTCATCGACAAGGGCAAGCAGGCCGGCACGGCGGCGTTCGAGCTCGGCGCGATGCCGATGTTCGCCGCGGACGGCGTCAAGCCGTACCAGTTCTCTCGCCCGGTCGTCGGGGCGGTCGGCCGCGCGGTCTCCGCCAAGGTGAAGGACAAGGAGCGGGCGGTGAAATTCCTCGACTACCTCGCCGGAGAGGAAGGAAGCGACTATCTGTCGCTCGGCATCGAGGGCAAGACGTACGAGCTGGCGGACGGAGCGCCGGTCTACAACAAGGACTTCGGCCCGTCGCCGTTCACGACGCTGCGCAAGGACTGGGGCGTCTGGTACGACATGATTACGCTCAACAACGCCAAGTCCCGCGCGGCATGGGAGCAGGGCCTGAGCGATGAGGCCAAGGCGATCAACGAGTCGTACGCCTCGTTCATCGTGCCGGCACCCAAGCAGCTCGTCAAGACGCAGGAGGAGCTGGAGCTCGAGAAGTCCAAGCTGACCAACCTGACCAAGCATATCGACCAGAAGCTGACCGAGTTCATTACCGGCAAGACGCCGATGACCGACGAGGCGTTCGCCCAGTTCACGGACCAGCTCCAGAAGCTCGGGGCCGACGAGCTGCTCGGCATGTACCAGACCGCCTACGACCGCACCTACGGAGGAGGCTGA
- a CDS encoding NAD(P)H-dependent oxidoreductase — MKTLVIVVHPALATASVVHKRWVEELRKHPDRYTVHELHEAYPDEKIDVQAEQKLIESHGNLVLQFPVYWFHGPPLLKKWLDEVLLYGWAFGRKGNKLENRRVGLAVSAGIQESDYAENGTYRYTLPQLMAPFEVSFRYCKADYRSLFAFYGQETEQGGNEENGEAELPAGKLEQSARDYIAFLDSL; from the coding sequence ATGAAAACGCTCGTCATCGTCGTCCACCCTGCTCTGGCCACCGCTTCCGTCGTCCATAAGAGATGGGTCGAGGAGCTGAGAAAGCATCCGGACCGTTATACCGTCCACGAGCTGCATGAAGCCTATCCGGACGAGAAGATCGACGTCCAGGCCGAACAGAAGCTCATCGAAAGCCACGGCAATCTCGTTCTCCAGTTCCCGGTCTACTGGTTCCACGGGCCGCCGCTGCTGAAAAAATGGCTGGACGAGGTGCTTCTGTACGGGTGGGCTTTCGGCAGGAAGGGAAACAAGCTTGAAAACCGCCGCGTCGGGCTCGCCGTATCCGCAGGCATCCAGGAAAGCGACTACGCGGAAAACGGAACGTACCGGTATACGTTGCCGCAGCTGATGGCTCCGTTCGAGGTCAGCTTCCGCTACTGCAAAGCGGATTATAGGTCCCTCTTCGCCTTTTATGGCCAGGAAACCGAGCAGGGCGGGAATGAGGAGAACGGCGAAGCCGAGCTGCCCGCCGGCAAGCTGGAGCAGAGCGCGCGCGACTACATCGCGTTCCTCGACTCCCTATGA
- a CDS encoding winged helix-turn-helix transcriptional regulator — MDKPTRDTCVPTGVKLGDTGFGYTLSLISGKYKIIVLYWLAENGIMRHNELQRSIGTISFKTLAVTLKELEAEGLVFRNEYPQIPPKVEYGLTERGRSLLPLLDLMCRWGEANRSDAPQEDGQPSRS; from the coding sequence ATGGACAAACCGACCCGGGACACCTGCGTGCCTACCGGAGTGAAGCTGGGCGATACCGGCTTCGGCTACACGCTGTCCCTGATCAGCGGCAAGTACAAGATCATCGTGCTTTACTGGCTGGCCGAGAACGGAATCATGCGCCACAACGAGCTGCAGCGCAGCATCGGCACGATTTCGTTCAAGACGCTGGCCGTCACGCTGAAGGAGCTGGAGGCCGAGGGCCTCGTCTTCCGCAACGAATATCCGCAGATTCCGCCGAAAGTGGAATACGGCTTGACCGAGCGGGGCCGCTCCCTCCTTCCGCTGCTGGACCTGATGTGCAGATGGGGAGAAGCGAACCGGTCCGATGCTCCGCAGGAGGATGGACAGCCCTCTCGCTCATAG
- a CDS encoding DMT family transporter, giving the protein MVVLLYSLMCAIFGTTFLAIKLGVEAGLPPLLSAGARFLAAGALLLLWLRLRGKPSFRLLARKETWLIGFGSTFITFATLYWAEQHLDSGTAAVLSATAPIAILWLQSAVWNKRSTKLERRGTVVSFAGVVVLLLPSLTAAHPSTPWLIGCLLVLLGQLGYASGSLLQRHLLAKEPSLSPIALNAGQMLAGGAGMTLLSLFTERIDTASVDAVPAVASLLYLIAVGSMLGHSLYAWLLRATNAFFPSTWLYVSPALALGLGAALYGERLNGLTAAGALLVLAGIALLRLPELKTQLRPSKRSEREAA; this is encoded by the coding sequence ATGGTCGTTCTGCTTTACTCCCTCATGTGCGCCATCTTCGGCACGACCTTCCTCGCCATCAAGCTCGGCGTTGAGGCCGGCCTGCCGCCGCTGCTTTCGGCCGGAGCGCGGTTTCTCGCGGCCGGAGCGCTGCTGCTGCTCTGGCTTCGCCTTCGCGGCAAGCCTTCCTTCCGTCTGCTGGCGCGAAAAGAAACGTGGCTCATCGGCTTCGGCAGCACGTTCATCACGTTCGCGACGCTCTACTGGGCGGAGCAGCATCTCGACTCCGGCACGGCCGCCGTCCTGTCGGCCACCGCTCCGATCGCGATCCTCTGGCTCCAGTCCGCCGTCTGGAACAAGCGCTCGACGAAGCTGGAACGGCGCGGCACGGTCGTCAGCTTCGCCGGCGTCGTCGTCTTGCTGCTCCCGAGCCTGACAGCGGCCCATCCGAGCACGCCGTGGCTGATCGGCTGCCTGCTCGTGCTGCTCGGCCAGCTCGGCTACGCCTCCGGCAGCCTGCTGCAGCGCCATCTGCTGGCAAAAGAGCCGTCGCTCTCTCCGATCGCGCTCAACGCCGGCCAGATGCTGGCCGGCGGCGCGGGCATGACGCTGCTGTCGCTGTTCACGGAACGGATCGACACGGCATCCGTGGATGCGGTTCCGGCGGTCGCCTCGCTGCTTTATCTGATCGCCGTCGGCTCGATGCTCGGCCACAGCCTGTACGCCTGGCTGCTCCGAGCGACGAATGCCTTTTTCCCGTCCACCTGGCTCTATGTCTCGCCGGCGCTGGCGCTCGGGCTCGGAGCCGCGCTCTACGGCGAGCGGCTGAACGGCCTCACGGCCGCAGGCGCCCTGCTCGTCCTGGCCGGCATCGCGCTGCTGCGGCTGCCGGAGCTGAAGACGCAGCTGCGTCCGTCCAAGAGGAGCGAGCGGGAGGCGGCTTGA
- a CDS encoding amidohydrolase family protein, producing the protein MASNAADPIIDADVHNEQDDRALLPYLPEPWRSRVASSGIGYAMSGYWSPVGVMRKDALPPDGARAGSVPERIVEQLIEPYRVETAVLTGVVYNIATTHDPDYAAAICSAYNDYVAHEWIGKHPSFKAAIAVSTLDPELAAREIDRLAGHPGFVEVIISSAARFPLGQRYYHPIYEACERAGLPLAVHPGAEGGGLSAAPTAAGYPSRYLEWHTNLSQTFMAHLVSFVCEGVFVKFPSLKLVLVEGGVAWLAPLLWRLDKNYKALRSTVPWLTRLPSEYVRDHCYLTTQPIEEPDNPQHLADLFDMMDAENMLLYSSDYPHWDFDAPDKILRKLKPEARRKVFYDNARRLYRLG; encoded by the coding sequence ATGGCCTCGAACGCAGCCGATCCGATTATCGACGCGGACGTGCACAACGAGCAGGACGACCGGGCGCTGCTGCCTTATCTGCCCGAGCCGTGGCGCTCGCGCGTGGCGAGCTCCGGCATCGGCTACGCGATGTCGGGCTACTGGTCGCCGGTCGGCGTCATGCGCAAGGACGCGCTGCCGCCGGATGGAGCGAGAGCGGGATCGGTGCCCGAGCGGATCGTCGAGCAGCTGATCGAGCCGTACCGGGTGGAGACCGCCGTCCTCACCGGCGTCGTGTACAATATCGCGACGACCCATGACCCGGACTATGCCGCCGCCATCTGCAGCGCCTACAACGATTATGTCGCGCACGAGTGGATCGGCAAGCATCCCAGCTTCAAGGCGGCGATCGCCGTCTCGACGCTCGATCCGGAGCTGGCGGCGCGGGAGATCGACCGACTCGCCGGACATCCCGGCTTTGTCGAGGTCATCATCTCCAGCGCCGCGAGATTTCCGCTCGGCCAGCGCTACTACCATCCGATCTACGAGGCCTGCGAGCGGGCGGGCTTGCCGCTGGCCGTCCATCCCGGCGCGGAGGGCGGCGGACTGTCGGCGGCTCCGACGGCGGCGGGTTATCCGAGCCGCTATCTCGAGTGGCATACGAACCTGTCGCAGACGTTCATGGCGCATCTGGTCAGCTTCGTCTGCGAGGGCGTCTTCGTCAAATTCCCGAGCCTGAAGCTCGTGCTCGTCGAAGGCGGCGTCGCCTGGCTCGCGCCGCTGCTGTGGCGGCTCGACAAGAACTACAAGGCGCTCCGCTCCACGGTGCCTTGGCTGACGCGCCTGCCGAGCGAGTATGTGCGCGACCACTGCTACCTGACGACGCAGCCGATCGAGGAGCCGGACAACCCGCAGCATCTGGCCGATCTGTTCGACATGATGGATGCCGAGAACATGCTGCTCTACTCCAGCGACTACCCGCACTGGGACTTCGACGCGCCGGACAAGATCCTGCGCAAGCTGAAGCCCGAGGCGAGGCGCAAGGTGTTCTACGACAACGCGCGCCGGCTGTACCGGCTTGGATGA